The stretch of DNA AAGTGGACATGGTATGTGAAGCCCTGCGGCGCATCGGGAGGGAGCTGTGAGGGACGCCAGCTACCGCCCGGAGCCAGACAGCCGGCTGTTCGTCTGGCTGACCCACCTCCACAACCGCCATTTCATGCTGGCGGATATCCTGGTCTTCATCCTCTCGGCAGTGTTGAGCGTCCTGTTCACCCACGGCTCCCTGCGGCCCCTGCGGGAGTGGGTGATTTCGTACATCAGTTTGAGCATCATTATCAAGCTGGTCAGCCTGTATGCGGCCGGCGTGTATCACCGCTTCTGGCGCTACGCCAGCGGCTATGAGTTCGTCCGGCTCCTTGTTGCCGTGGTGGCCGGCTCCTTCCTGCTGACGCTGGCGGCATACCTGCTGGCCCTCGCCGGCTACCTCCCTGCCCCGCCCTTCTCCCTCCTGGTCATGGACTTCTTGATGACCGCGGGCGGCGTCACCGGCACGCGCTACGGCCTGCGCCTGGTGGAGAGCTGGCTGCGCTTCCGCAATCTCAGTCCTTCCAAACGCAGTTTCCAGCGGGTCCTGCTGGTCGGCGCCAGCCCGATGGGCGCCATGATGGTGACCGAGATGCAGGAAAATCCCCAGCTCGGGCTGATTCCGGTCGGGTTCGTGGATGATGAGCTGGCCGGCCGCGGGGTGCGCATCCGCGACGTGCCGGTGTTGGGCGGCGTGGACCAGCTCGAAAACTTCGTGCGCGGCTACAAAATCCATCAAGTCTTCATCACTTGGCCCAACGCGCCCGGCAAGCTGGTGCGCCAGGTCATGGAAGTCGCCCAGCGGAACGGCGCCAGGGTGGGCATTGCCCCCGATGTCACCCAGGTGCTGGAGGGGCAGATCACCTGCAACCGCATCCGCGAGGTCCAGCTCGAGGACCTCCTGCGGCGCGACCCGGTGCCCATTGACATGTCGCGCGTGGAGGCCATCCTGCGCGGCCGGCGGGTCATGGTCACCGGCGCCGGCGGCTCCATCGGGAGCGAGCTGTGCCGGCAGGCGGCCCGCTGTGGGCCGGCAGAGCTTATCCTGCTGGGACACGGCGAGAATTCCCTCTTCTCCGTCAGCAACGAACTGCGCCAGCTTTTCCCCGACCTCACCATGCACGTGGTGGTGGCAGACATCCGGGACACCGAACGCATGGAGCAAGTTTTCGAGCGCTATCGGCCCGAGTGCGTCTTCCATGCCGCGGCGCACAAACACGTGCCGCTGATGGAAGAAAATCCCGAAGAAGCGGTGACCAATAACGTCTGGGGCACGTGGAACCTGCTGAACCTGTCCGGGCGCTACGGCGTGGAGCGCTTCGTGCTCATCTCCACGGACAAGGCGGTCATGCCCAGCAGTGTCATGGGCGCTACCAAACGGGTGGCGGAGCTACTACTGCGGGAGAAGGCACGGGAGCTGGGCCGGCCGTATGTCGCCGTGCGCTTCGGCAACGTGCTCGGCAGTCGCGGCAGTGTCGTGCCGCTGTTCCGCGAACAGATCGCCCGCGGCGGCCCCATCACCATCACCCATCCCGAGGCTGAGCGCTACTTCATGACCATCCCGGAAGCGGCCCAACTGGTCCTGCAGGCCGCCGCGCTTGGCCAGGGCGGCGAGATATTCGTGCTGGACATGGGCACGCGCGTCAAGATCATTGACCTGGCGCTGGACCTCATCCGCCTGTCCGGGCTGATGCCCGGCCGCGACATTGACATTGTCTACACCGGCCTGCGGCCGGGGGAGAAACTGCGCGAGGAGATATTCATTGACAGTGAGCGGCACTCGCGCACCGCACACGAGCGCATTTTCGTCTCGAAGGAGGACCTGGGCGCGCCGGCCGACCCGGTCGGGCTGTACCAACAGGTCAGTGAGCTTATCAAGATCGCCCGCCGCGGCGACCCGGACGCCGTGCGCAGGAAGCTTCGCGAGATCGTCCCCGAGTTCGGCCAGGAAGATACCGCACAAGAATGAGGCGCGCCCTATTGAGGAACCGCATAGTGCTGGTACGGGCACCGCGGCACTACACCTCCGCCTTGTTCCCCTCGGCCGCCGCGAGCTCGGCGGCCGGGCCGGCCGGCGCCGGCACCTTCAGCACACGGAAGATGAGCGCGGCGCCGAGCCAGAGCATGCCGGCGGCGATGAAAAAGGGCGTCGCCTCGCCATAGCGCTCATACACCCACCCGCCGAGGAGCGGCCCAATGACAGAGCCGAGGCTGTACGTGCCGGTGTATATGCCGTAGGCCAGGCCGCGCGCGTCGGGGGCAGAAAGGTCTGCCACCAGCGCCTCCTCCGCCGGCGTGGCGCCGGCGAAGCACACCGATTCCGCGATCCACAGCATGATCAGCGGCCAAATGGAGCGCAGGTGCGGTATGGCCAGCGACACCAGGCCGCCGACCGCCAGCGCGATGCCCATGGGCAGGCGCCGGCCAAAGCGGTCGCTGATCTTCCCCAGCCGGGAAGGCAGGAAGGCGTAGATAAGTGCCGATGGGGCGAACGCCAGGGCTATGTGAACGACACTGCTGGTGATATGGTCGCGCAGGAACAGGATCAGGATAGGGCTGGTCAGCGCGTAGGCCGAGGCGGTCAGCAGGACGATGCCCATCAGCGTGGTGAAGGAAGCATGAAAGAGGGAGCGATATTTCTGCCAGCGCTGGGACCAGGGGACAGGTTGGCCGGCTGTCTGCGGGGCGGTGCGCCTGGCCGGCGCGGTCTCCGGCACGCGCCGGGCGGCTATGGCAAGCGCCAGCAGTCCCACCGCCGTGAAAAGGTAGAAGCTGGCCGACCAGCCGGCGCTTTCCCCCAGGTAGCCCATCAGGGCGAAGGCGGCGGCGATGCCGACGATGCCGCCGCGCGAGGCCATCTCGTCAATCTGGCCGAAGCGGCCGCCGCGTTCCAGACTGCCGGCCAGGTCCGCGACCATCGAGTAGGCGGCCAGCCAGGTCAGGCCGCTCCCCACCCCCTGGGCAATGCGCGCCGCGTACAGCCCGGCGACATTGGTAGCGGCGGCGTAGGCCAGATTCCCCACAGCATAGGATGCCGCGCCGGCCAGGAAAAAGGGCCGGCGGCCGAAATGGTCAATGGCCCGCCCCACCACGGGACGAAGCAGGACGGTCATCAGCGAGAAGACCGAGTAAAGGCCGCCGATTTCCAGCGCGCTGGCGCCCATATCCCTGCCCACCACCGGCAGCATGAACCACAGCATACCAAAGGGCAAAGACAGCAGGAATACCACCAGCCGCATGTCGCGGATGATGGCCCGGGCGCGAGCGCTGGCAGAGACGTCATCCATATCGGGGCATTCGCCCGCCATTATTCCAGCC from Anaerolineae bacterium encodes:
- a CDS encoding MFS transporter, yielding MDDVSASARARAIIRDMRLVVFLLSLPFGMLWFMLPVVGRDMGASALEIGGLYSVFSLMTVLLRPVVGRAIDHFGRRPFFLAGAASYAVGNLAYAAATNVAGLYAARIAQGVGSGLTWLAAYSMVADLAGSLERGGRFGQIDEMASRGGIVGIAAAFALMGYLGESAGWSASFYLFTAVGLLALAIAARRVPETAPARRTAPQTAGQPVPWSQRWQKYRSLFHASFTTLMGIVLLTASAYALTSPILILFLRDHITSSVVHIALAFAPSALIYAFLPSRLGKISDRFGRRLPMGIALAVGGLVSLAIPHLRSIWPLIMLWIAESVCFAGATPAEEALVADLSAPDARGLAYGIYTGTYSLGSVIGPLLGGWVYERYGEATPFFIAAGMLWLGAALIFRVLKVPAPAGPAAELAAAEGNKAEV
- a CDS encoding polysaccharide biosynthesis protein, giving the protein MRDASYRPEPDSRLFVWLTHLHNRHFMLADILVFILSAVLSVLFTHGSLRPLREWVISYISLSIIIKLVSLYAAGVYHRFWRYASGYEFVRLLVAVVAGSFLLTLAAYLLALAGYLPAPPFSLLVMDFLMTAGGVTGTRYGLRLVESWLRFRNLSPSKRSFQRVLLVGASPMGAMMVTEMQENPQLGLIPVGFVDDELAGRGVRIRDVPVLGGVDQLENFVRGYKIHQVFITWPNAPGKLVRQVMEVAQRNGARVGIAPDVTQVLEGQITCNRIREVQLEDLLRRDPVPIDMSRVEAILRGRRVMVTGAGGSIGSELCRQAARCGPAELILLGHGENSLFSVSNELRQLFPDLTMHVVVADIRDTERMEQVFERYRPECVFHAAAHKHVPLMEENPEEAVTNNVWGTWNLLNLSGRYGVERFVLISTDKAVMPSSVMGATKRVAELLLREKARELGRPYVAVRFGNVLGSRGSVVPLFREQIARGGPITITHPEAERYFMTIPEAAQLVLQAAALGQGGEIFVLDMGTRVKIIDLALDLIRLSGLMPGRDIDIVYTGLRPGEKLREEIFIDSERHSRTAHERIFVSKEDLGAPADPVGLYQQVSELIKIARRGDPDAVRRKLREIVPEFGQEDTAQE